The genomic segment CAATGAGTGTACAAGGTTTAATAACGGAAAATGCAAATACTCAAATTATTATGGCTGGGTAGAAGGAAAAAATTTTAATCAACAACCTCTTGAAGCAAAAGCTGGCAGACATTATCATACATGTTGCGTAAAGGATGATCATTATATGTATAGAAGAACTCCAAGAAAAATTTTTGAAAATCATTTAAAAGATTTTTTTGCACAAATTCCTGAAATAGATGGTATTGAAAATTTGAAAGATAGATAATGGCATTAACTTCAGAACAAAATGCAGGCATTGAAAATATACTTAAGAATAGTTTAAGGCATAAATTTCAAAATTATACTCCAGAACCAGCATTAATGCCATTTCATACGCGGTTGCTTGGCAAAGACCGTATGGCTTTGTTTTCTTTTATTCAATCTCTCAACACGAATTTTGGGACAAGTATTTTTGAACCGGTTGCTTTAGCATTAGCTTCTTCTAGTTTCGCAAGTGCAGCATCACAGCAAAAGGCCGGAACACAAATTTCTTCCGAAGCACACAGAGTTATACAAAATATAATGGACAATCTATTAACTGCTGATACTACGCCGAACAAACCACAGGAAATAGAGGCTATCCGATCTGTTTGTCAACAAGGTGAGATGAAAAATGTTAAACTTACAAAAATTGACATCAAACTTGTTGCGCACAACGGAACTATTTATTTGTTTGATCTTAAAACCGCAAAACCTAATGCAGGTGGTTTTAAAGAATTCAAGAGGACTCTTTTGGAGTGGATTGCAGCTATACTCGCAGTTGACTCAACGGCAGATGTGCAATCACTTATAGCCATTCCATACAATCCTTATGATCCTCAACCTTACAATCGTTGGACAATGCGAGGAATGCTTGACTTGCCCAATGAATTAAAAGTTGCAAATGAGTTTTGGGATTTTATTGGCGGTGAAGGTGCTTATCAAGATTTGCTAAATATTTTTGAACAAATAGGAATTGAATTGCGACCTGAAATTGATGCCTATTTCAGCCGCTATAATAGGGCATAAATATTTATGTTTAAATTTCCGGGGACACCTTACTAATTTTTTTCCATAAAATTATGACCAGTCATTTTTAAGCGCGGATTTAACGTATTTATTGATTTAAAAAGGATGGATGTGCTGTTTTCCCAGGGCTTTGCCCTGGGCTAATATGTTATACCCTTTCAGGGTTGTAAGAAAAAGTAATTTAAGTGATAACTACCGGCGTTCCACATTCTGTCTACTGTGTTCTGTGTTCTATTTTCAAAATGCATGTCGGAGCCATTTGGGCGGAGATCCCCGAGTTTTTAGGAATTTTATTTTACAATCCCCCATGCGGGGACCTTGAAAATAAAAATCAGAGGGGATAGCATTTTTAAAAGCTGTGTAGCATTTTTAAAATGTTAGTAGCATTTTAATTTTTTTTCGCACCTTGCGAACTCACTTTCGCGCAATGGCCTGAAATCCGCAATATTTCCTTCCCTAATAGTATGGCCGTGCACAAATTTACGAAAAAAATGGAAACAAATGACGTTTTCTGGTCGTGGATTAAGAAAACAAAAAATTTTGCGCAATTTTTCCCTTGCGCAAAATGACGAATTTGCGCAGGCGTAATTCTGAAAAATCGTCATCGGCGAGCCGGCCGCGCGTGTAAGTTATTTTGACTTGAATAAAAGCGATATACCAATTACACTATTAAGTTCAATAAATCTCTTTTAAGTATTATTGGAGTCATAATGAATTTAGGACGTATATGGAAATATGTTTTGCCGCAATGGCCGAGGGTTATCATTCTGATAATCTCGATAACTATGGTAAGTTCGCTGTTTGCGCTTAGCTTTTTGACCATTATACCTATATTAAAGGTAATGATGAGTCCGGAGGGCTTACACGGATGGATTGACCGCAGCAGTTGCGAATGGCGGTATGGTACGACTTTTTATATGCCGGATATTACGCATGGGCAGGAATCAATATATGGGCTGCGGGTTCAAAAATTAGCGAAAAAAAGCCTTGCGGAAAAAGCGGGGTTGCGGCCGGATGATATTATCGTCTCGATAGAAGATTTCAATTCTACGGCCGAGGCTAATCAGCCGGCAGAAGCGAAACAGCCATATATGAAAATTCTTGAAAAACTGGCGACGATGACCGGCAACGATTCAATATGTTTGAATATTCAGAGATTAATCAACGGCGAATTGTCTGCTTGTCAGATTGCGATGGCAAAACCAAACGCCCAGATGTATGACAAGGCCGGGTTTATTGACAGGATTAGCTGGGCGGGCAAGTGGTTTGCGTCGGAGCAGTCAGAGAGAATCGCGGCTCTTTTGCCAAGGGATAACAGTAACAACGCAAAGAAAGAGGCGGGGAAAATAATCATATATGGAATGCTTATTGTTACGCTGTTCAGGTGCTTTTTCACATTCATTCAGAAATATTATGGCGCGAAAGTAATGCAGGTTGCGACGGCTAATCTTCGCGAAGAAATGTTTACGCACTCAATGCATATGAATGTGGGGCATTTTACTTCTTACGGCACGAGCGATTCTATCAGCAGAATGATCGGCGATGTCGGCGGTATCGGCAAAGGCATTAAAGTTTTCCTCGGCAAAGATATTCAGGAGCCGATGAAGGCGTTTTTTATGCTTATCGTGGCGTTTATGCTGAATTGGAAGCTGACGCTGATATTTATTACGGCGGCGCCTGCGGTGATGTTTATTTTTTCGACGTTTGGCAGGAAGGTTCGCAAATATGCACGGCGGTCTTTGCAGGGCACGGCTTCGCTGCTGGGCAAATTGCAGGAATCCATCTCGTCGTTAAAAGTTGTGAAGGTGTATAACCGTCAGCAATATGAAACCGATAAATATACCGTGTTGAGCAGAAAACAACTCAAGCAGACACTTCGTCTGGCGAAGGTTGATTCGGCGACTCGGCCGCTGCTGGATTTTCTCGGAATGATAGTCGGTGCGGTGGCGCTGTATATCGGAATCGTATGGGTAACCAATAACGATTTGGATCCTACATCGTTTTTTATGATATTAATCGCGCTGGGCGTGGCGGCGGAGTCCGTTCGCAAGACGAGCGATATTTGGAACCAGATTCAGGACTGCAACGCCGCGGCTGACAGAGTGTTTCAACTTTTAGATACGCCGGCGGAATCGGAAAAGACAAACGCGGTTACTCTTGGACAAATAAAGAAACAAATCGACTTTAAAAATATCGTGTTCACCTATCCGGGCTACAGCGAGCCGGTGCTGCGTGATTTCAGTTTGACTGTGCAGGCGGGACATAACATCGCGGTTGTAGGACCGAACGGGTCTGGGAAAACGACACTGGTTAATCTGCTGCCGAGATTTTATAATCCTGACAGCGGCGCGATTTTGATGGACGGCGTTGATATTAAGGATTGCAGTCTCAAAAGCCTCCGTGATCAAATCGCGATGGTGACGCAGAATGTTGTAACGTTCAACGATACGGTTGCGGCAAATATCAGGTATGGTAATCTCAACGCGACGATGGATGAAGTTATTACCGCGGCCAAACGCGCTTATGTGCACGAATTTATTGAGCCGCTGCCAGACGGTTATAATACGATTATAGGCGAAAATGGTTCTGGGTTCAGCGGCGGTCAGCTTCAGCGAATCGCAATTGCGCGTGCGATAGTTAAAAACCCGTCAATACTTATTTTCGACGAGGCGATGAGCCAGGTTGACGCCGACAGCGAAGCGAAAATACAGAAAGCACTGGAAGAAATAATGCGAGGCAGAACGAGCTTCGTTATCGCGCATCGTTTCAGTACCGTTGTGTCGGCAGACAAAATCGTGGTTATGAATCACGGCAGAATCGCGGCACAGGGAACTCATGCGGAACTTGTCAAGACAAGCGGTTTGTACAAGAGTCTTTATGAGACGCAATTAATGGGAAAATAATTTTTTCGGGTATCGCAAATGCCCAACGTCAGCGTTTGTATTCCAACATATAACAGAGAGAAATTACTCAAACAAACTCTCGACAGCGTTTTTGCGCAGACATACAAAGATTTCGAGGTTGTGATAGTTGATGACGGTTCGACTGACGGCACTAAGCAAATGCTCGAACGAAACGGCTACAATGTGCGTTACCACCGGCAGGAAAACAGCGGCGACGCGGCGGCGAGAAATAAGCTTATCGAACTGGCACAGGGGAGATACATAACATTCCTCGATTCGGACGACCTTTTGTTTGGTGATTCTCTTGAGCGAATGGTCGCTGCAATGCCGGCGAATAGCGATGAAACAATAGTTTACGGACCTTATGCCGCAATTGACGAATTTGGGCATGCTCTTTATAGAAGAAAAAAGAAACTGTACAGCGGCAGAATAACGCAATATCTTTTTGAAAATATTCTTATACATTCCTGCGGATCGCTCTTTTCCAAAAAAGTTCTCATAGAAGCGGGCGGATTTAATACGTCATTTCCAGTATGTTCCGATTACGATTTGTGGCTTCGGCTTTCCCTCAAATACGATTTTGTCGCATTGCAAGAACCGGTTTTCAAAAGGCGAAGGCATGGCGGGAATCTTTCGCAGCCATCGTTTAGGAACAGATATACAGAATATGAAGTTTTGAGAAGATTTTATTTCGAAGGCGGCGGAAAAGAAAAGATTTCATTCAAAGCGGCAATGAAAAGACTGGCTAAAGAACAATACAGAGCCGCCAGAAGCGCTGTTAGAGAATCGAAGATTGAAGAAGGGTGCGATTTATTACAAAATTCACTAAAACTGTATTTCAATGTAAAGACCTTTTTTTGGCTGCTTGCGGCAAAATCAAAATGCTTTAACAGGCCTCAATCCGGTATTCTGATTGTAAGCAATAATCCTTCGCGTGCAAGTTACCGTCAGCGTATCAATGAGTATATTCCATATTTGCATAAAGCAGGAATCAAAACAAAAGTGCGAAAATTGCCTGATAATATATTAACGCGATGGCTGTTGTTTGTGATGAGCCGAAATTTTGACGGTGTTTTTCTGCATAAAAAAAGCTTAAACTTTCTGGATGCGAAAATTCTGCGGTTTTTCAGCAAGGTAATAATTTACGATTTAGACGATGCGATTATGTACAGTCCGAATAAGCCGGAAAGCGACCGGACAAGGCATTTCAGGGCATTTCGCCAAACTGCTAAAATGGTAGATGTGATTATAGCCGGTAACGAATATCTGGCTGAACACGCACGACGTTTTTGTTCAAAAGTTTATCTGCTTGAAACAGGTTTGGATACCAGTGCGTATAAAACTGCGGAAAAGCTGAAGCGGGATGATAAAGTGCGGCTTGTCTGGATTGGAAGTAAAGCGACGCTGAATTACCTTTTGGAATTAAAAGACGCGCTTGAAGATTTAGGGAAAAGCAATTCAAAGATTGTTTTGCGAATTATAGCGGATGAGTTTTTCGATTTGGAAAATATGCCGGTTGAAAAATGCAAGTGGTCTATCGATTCTCAATATTCTGATATAATGGAATGCGATATTGGTCTGGCACCGCTGCCGGATGACAGGTTTACGCGAGGTAAGTGCGGTTTTAAAATTTTGCAATATTTTTCCGCAGGGCTGCCGGTAGTTGCCTCGCCAGTGTGTGTGAATGGCGATTTGGTTTTAAACAGTGGGGCAGGGGTTGTTGCGCAAACAAATGAACAATGGAAAGAGCAAATAACAAAATTGGTTCAGAATAAGGCTCTGCGAAAAGAAATGGGTCGAAAAGGAAAAGATTATGTTAAGCAATACGATTTGGTAGTGCTGGGCGAGAGGTTTTGCGAAATTGTAAAAGACAATTGTCCAATTACGGATTTTGCAGCCAGTAGAAAAATGGGGACAGGCACAGCTCGCCGCTAAAAACCGCGGCTTAGCTTGAGCCAGTCCCCATTTTTTCGCCAATGATTATTTCACGGCGCAGATGCTCATTCTGCTTGTTTTGCCGAGTTTTGAGAGCAGAAACACAAACGGTCTGGCAAGGCCTTTCTTGATAATCGACGAATTCAAAATTTTGTACAATAATTTATTGTCGAGGTATTTTGCCGATTCGGTAAGGTCTTTGGCGGCGCTCTGGTGGACTATTTTTTCAACTGTGAAATCTGCCTTGTTTAATATTGCTCTGATTGTATCAGGCGTGAAGTGATTCAAATGCTGCGGAACCTGGAGCGTATAAGCATATTTGCCGTAAATTTTTGCCTCAAAGCCTGAAATGTCCGGCACGGAAATTATCAACTGGCCGCCTTTTTTTAACAATTTATTTACGCGCTGAAGACATTGCAGCGGCTCGTGCATATGTTCAAGTACCATACTCATATGGATAACATCGAAAAATTCATCGGGGCACTGATAATCATCAAAAGAGCCATTATGAATATTTTTCAGGCCGAGTGTGTGTTGGGCATGTTCGACAGCTTTTTTGTTAATCTCAATTCCGTAAACGTCCCAGCCGTAACGAGCCATCCTCGCCAGATACTGTCCCCATGAGCAGCCGATATCGAGAAGTTTGCCTGTCGTGACGAAGCGCGGAATGTGCGAAGTTGCGAGTTTTGAGCGGAATAATTTGCTGAAAATTGCCGCGCGGAATTTGCCGAAAGGCGGCTGGAATTTATAGCCGTAGTAATTGGCCAAGACGGTTTTGGAGGCTTTTTCCTCGATTGTGTTGTCTTTATTGCGGGTCTTGGGCTGATAATAATTTGCCGAGTCCGGATAGAAAAAACCGATGGTTTCTTTGGTTGGGCGGGGGTTTGTGAAAATCATTTGGCAGTTAACGCACTTGACGACGTCGAAATAGTTGTCGGTTCCGTTGTAAAGTTCGCGTGCGTGCGTTATGTAGGGCTTATAGCCGTTTTCGCCGCACAGCGGACATTTAACTGTTTCAAGGTTATAGTTCATTTACCCTCAAATTAACGTTTTATGTATATTGCCGGAAAGTTGAATCGTTGTCAATAGGGCAAATGAATCGGCTTGACAATTTGGAGGAATATTGTACTATTTCGGCGATATGCTGACAAAAATCAAAAAAGAAATTGAACGTTTTGGAAACAATATATTCTGTTGTAAACAAAACAGGAAATATAAACGGCGGCTTGCCCGATTGGAAAAGTGTGGGGATTTTAAGATAACCGAAATAGAAGGTGTCCGAGTTGCACAAGGCAAGGAATTTAATTTCGGCTACATTCTTGGCGGTGACGGGATACTAATGGGCGACGGGATGCTGATAGTGGAGGAGATTTTTAAAAAGGGAGAATATAATTTTGAATTGGATGGAGAAGCAGTCGTTATCGATATAGGTATGAATATAGGGCTGGCATCGCTGTACTTTGCGGGAATGAATAACGTAAGCGATGTTTACGGCTTTGAGCCGTTTAAGCCGACATTCGAGCAGGCGATGTTCAATTTTAAAATTAACGAAAAATACGCCGGCAAAATTCATCCCAATAATTATGGTCTTGGCGACGAAGACAAAGAGCTTGTTCTTGAGTATTGTCCGCTGGCTCCCGGACGAATGAGCACAGTGAAGCCAATTACTGAAATATACCGTTCCGGCAGGAAATACGAAACGAAAACTGAAACAATACAAATCCGAGATACGGCAAAGTGCATATTGCCCATTATTGAACGGCATAAGGATAAAAAGATTGCAATCAAGTGCGATACCGAAGGCTCTGAAAAAGAGATTTTTAATGCACTGGAATCAAAAGGACTTCTGGAAAGCATTGATGTAATTATGCTCGAATACCATTTTTCATACGACGCGGCTCTGCTGGAAATGTTCAAAAGAAACGGTTTTATTTCCTTTAAACATAAAACTGTCTCAATGGAAACGGGCGATGCCGGTATGATACGATCAGTTAGGAATAAATAACTAAAATAAGAGTGAAAATGTTGCTGACAAAAATAAAAAAAGAGCTTGAACGAACAAAGAAAAAGGTGCCGTTTTTTGGTAAGATTTATAAGCAGCTTGAAAAGAAGCAGTATGAACTTGATAATCTGCCTTATGAGTTATGCGATAAGATAAAAAATGAGGGATTCACAGTTCCGATTCCGATTATAAAAAACGCGGACGAAACGATAGATAAAATTTTGCTGGATAAATGCTCACTTTCGCGTTTCGGTGATGGGGAATTTATAATAATTGAGGGTGGGCATATTAATTATCAACATCGTTCACCAGTAATGGCAGAGAAATTAAAGAAAGTGATAGTGTCGGATAATCCTAATTTTCTCGTTGCATTATCCCCCTGTTTCGGGTCCTTGGATAAATATCTTCCTCCTGTTGCAAATTTCTGGCGGAAGCACATGGTAAAAAGAAGGGCGATGTATTATTCGTATCTTGACATGAAGCGGACTTATTATGACCTATTTTTGTCCAGGCCGTATATACAATCGCACAAGACAGAAGAGCATTACAAAAAATGCGGCGAATATTTTAAGAAAGTCCAAAAACTCTGGGCAGGTAGAGATATAATTATATGTGAAGGGATGGGGACTCGTTTCGGAATGTTTAACGATTTGCTGGATGGAGCGAAATCAATATCAAGGATTTTGTGTCCGCCCCGTAACGCATTCGATAAATATGAAGAGATATTAAAAGCCTTTGATGGGATTGATAAACAGAAACTCGTTTTGGTCGCACTGGGGCCAACGGCTACGGTACTGGCTTATGACCTTTGCAATAAGGGATTCCAGGCAATCGATATCGGTGCACTTGACATTGATTATGAATGGTTTTTGAGGAAAGAAACGAGATTAGGAGTGCCGGTAAAGTTCAAGTACGTTGATTCAGACGGTGAAGGCAGAAAAATAGAATCATTGGATGACCCTGTCTATAAGAAACAAATAATACGAAAAATAATTTAACGGATGGCGGTTTTATGTCATACAAAATGATGGAATATTATTCTAACATCAGGGAAGATATGCTTAAATATATTCCCCAAGATGTCAAAAAAACTCTTGAAATAGGTTGCGGCTGCGGCGGTTTTTCAGCTCTTGTAAAAAGACGATATGGTGCAGAGAGTTGGGGTATAGAAATTGAAGAAAAGGCAGCGAAGGAAGCCGCAAAGAAATTAGATAAGGTAATTAACTCTGATGTCAGTGAATCATTGCGTTCCGTTCCGGATAACTATTTTGATTGTATTATTCTTTTCGATATTGTGGAACACTTAGTTGACCCTTATTCAATGCTGGATGCGCTTAAGGTTAAACTTTCAAAAACAGGTGTTATAGTAACTTCAATACCTAATGTCAGATACTGGAGTAATTTTAAGGAATTTGTTTTGAAAGGCAACTGGGATTACAAAGATCAGGGTATTATGGACAAAACCCATTTGAGATTTTTTACTCGCAAAAGCAATATTAAGATGTTTAAAAATCTAAATTTTCAGGTTTTGCAATTTGAAGGAATACATCCAACATCAAGTATAACTTACAAATTGACAAATTTATTTTTATTAAATTTCCTGTCTGATGTTAAATATAAACATTATGTAGCAGTAGTAAGACCAGAATCCAGAATAAGGAACAAATATGATTAATATTGGAGTTATAGGCTGTGGATATTGGGGGCCGAATCTGATAAGAAATTTTAATTCTTTGGCGGAGAGCAGAGTCAAAAAAATATGCGATGTCGATTCCGGCCGATTATCGCACATACAGCAGTTGTATCGCGGAGTTGAAACAACTACAGATTTCAACGACATTATCAATGACAAGGAAATAACCGCGGTAGTAATAGCTCTGCCGGTTCATCTGCATTTTAAGATGGCGATGCAAAGTTTACAGGCTGGCAAGCATACATTCATTGAAAAGCCAATGGCGTCATCTGCGGAAGAATGCCGACAGTTAATAGCGGTAGCTGAAAAAAATAAACTGACGCTGATGGTCGGCCATACATTTATTTATTGTGCTGCTGTTCGTAAAATCAAAAGTATTATTGATAGCGGAGAACTCGGCGAACTATTATATATATGTTCACGAAGGCTGAATATGGGGCTTTATCAAAAAGATATTAATGTTGCGTGGGATTTGGCACCTCATGATATTTCGATAATCCTGTATTTGCTGAACGAGATGCCTTTGGCGGTAAATTGTCAGGGTCAGTCTCATATAAGTCAGTATCGGGAGGATGTTACGAATATGACAGTTTATCTTTCGAATAACAAAGTAGCGATAATTCACAGTAGTTGGCTCGACCCGGTCAAAACCCGGCATATGACGTTCGTAGGAACAAAGAAGATGCTTGTTTACGATGACCTTGAACCGATAGAGACTATAAAAATATATGACAAGCGGGTAGAAAAGCCGCCGCATTACGATACTTTCGCGGAGTTTCATTATGCTTATCACCATGGCGATATGTATTCGCCTCGAATAGAATCAACCGAACCTCTTAAGCAGGAATGCGGGCATTTCATTAGCTGTATCAAGACCGGCGCAAAGCCTTATTCGAGCGGCACCGAAGGATTGAAAGTTGTTGAGGTTCTTGAAGCTGCGGATAAGTCTTTAAAAGCAGAAGGAATGAGAGTTAAAATATGACAGAATTTTTGTCTATATCTGATGATGTGAAACTTGGCAAAAACGTAAAGCTCGCCAAATTTATCAATCTTTATGGATGCAGCATCGGCGACAATACAAAAATAGGAACATTTGTCGAAGTTCAGAAAAATGCGGCAATAGGGAAAAATTGTAAAATCTCATCTCATACTTTTATCTGTGACGGAGTTGCAATAGGTGATAACTGCTTTATTGGGCACAGTGTTGTATTTATAAATGATAATCATCCTGCGTCAGTAAACTCTAAGGGCGAACTGGAACAGGAAAAAGACTGGATTGACAGATATGTAAAAACTATAGTCGGCAATAATGTTTCCATCGGCAGCAACGCTACAATTCTCGGCGGCATAACAATCGGCGACGGAGCCTTAATCGGTGCCGGCAGCGTTGTTACCAAAAACGTGCCGCCCAATCAGATATGGGCAGGTAATCCAGCAAAGAAAATTCGCGAAGTCGGAGGTAAATAGATGAAAGTTAATTTTGTTGATTTGAAAGCACAATATTTATCAATCAAAGATGAAATAGACGGTGCGATTCGTGATGTAATAGATAAGACCGCTTTTGCAGGCGGTCCTTTTGTTGCAGATTTCGAAAATGATTTCGCATCGTTTTGCAATTGCAAATATTCGATAGGCACCAGCAGCGGGACATCCGCATTGTGGTTGGCTCTGCTTGGGTTGGGTGTTGGGCAGGGGGATGAAGTGATAACATCTCCGAACACTTTTATTGCTACTGCAGAAGCAATCAGTCTTTGCGGCGCGAAACCAGTATTTGTAGATGTTGACCAGCAGACATATAATATAAATCCTGCTTTGGTTGAGAAGGCAATTACCTCAAAAACGAAAGTAATACTTCCTGTGCATTTATATGGACAGATGGCGGATATGGATGCCATTCTGAAAATAGCCAGGAAGCATGGATTGCGTGTTGTTGAGGATGCCTGTCAGGCACATGGCGCAAAATACAAAGGCCATTGTGCTGGTTCGATGGGTGATGCGGGATGCTTCAGTTTTTATCCTGGTAAAAATCTAGGAGCTTATGGAGAGGCAGGCGCGGTAGTTACAAATAACGCCGAGCTGGTTGAAAAGTTAAGAGTATTCAGAGACCATGGACAGCAGAAAAAATATTACCATTCAATCGTTGGCTGGAACTGTCGAATGGATGGTATGCAGGGTGCCATTCTGAAAGTAAAGCTCAAACATCTTTGGCAATGGAATAAGTCGAGACGGGAAAATGCAAAACTTTACAACAGTTATTTAAAAGGCATGACGGACATAACTACGCCCAAAGAGGCTGATGGTCGTGAACATGTATATCATATATACGCTGTTCGTACCAGCAGACGCGATGAACTTATGAGCGATTTGGCGAAACAAAATATTTATTGCGGCATTCATTACCCTGTGCCATTACATTTGCAGAAAGCATACGAATTTTTAGGATATAAGGAAGGTGATTTTCCTGTTGCTGAACAAATCGCCAATGAACAAGTTTCGCTGCCGATGTACGCTGAACTTACCTCGCAGGAAATACAATACGTCTGTGATAAAATTAAAGAATTGCGGAACTAACTAAAAAATACGGAGAAATGAATGTCGGCAAAACGTATTTTCGTTGTAGAAGATTTGAAAGAATTCGCCGGTAAGTTTTTAGCGAGCGGTCTTCGTGCGACAGTAAAAGGTTTTATAAGGCTTGGACACGATGTGTACAGGTTTGATTACGGCGGGGCGTTTTGGCAGATTGCTCCTTTGATGAGTAAATTATTAAGCCGAAAATGGTGTAAGCATAAAGTCGATGAGCTTTTAGTCAGACAGTTGAAAGTATATAAGCCTGACATTGTTTACATCTCCTTTGCTAATTTTGTTGATACAGACACAATAGCATTAATCAGACAGACAGTCCCGAACGCGTTTTTGTTCGGATTTGATGGGGATCCATGGCCGCTGTTGCATGAAAATCGTGTTGAAATTGGGTCGAAGCTCGATCTTATGTTAGCGACCAACGATGGTAAGTGGCTTGATGAGTACAGAAGTACAGGTGTTAAAGCTGCGTTTATGCCGAATCCATGCGATCCTGATTTCGAATACAGATATAAAGTTGATGATAAATGGAAAACAGACATACTATTCACCGGTCAACTCAAACAATTTCGCAAATATCCGACGGACCCTACAAGGCATCAGTTAGTCAGCAAACTGGCGGAGATGAAAAATTGTACGTTTTACGGGTGTCTTGGCCGACCCAAAATCGACGGGTTTAATTATTTTTATGCAATCAGCGGCGCTAAAATAGCATTAAGCGTAAATGCAGTTAATGATGTCAGAATGTGTCATTCCGATCGACCGACTCATTATCTGGCGTGCGGGACGTTTGTGCTGGCTAAACGTGTGCCGGATTCAGATTTGCTTTTCAAAGACGGCGTACATATAAAATATTTCGATACCACAGATGAATTTTTCGAACTTGCGGACTGGTATCTAAAGCACGAAGACCAAAGGCTGAAAATAGCCGATGCGGGTATGGCTCGTGTTCATTCGGAATTCAACGGGACGAAAATTGCACAGTATATGCTCGATACAATTGAAAAAGGCAGCTATAAATCGCCGTGGACTACATCGTTATAATCCGCCAGAGATATTTTGTCAGCAAAAGCGCGTGTAGTTTCATATTTCCTTTTGCTTTGTTTATTCTGGTCTTGTCAAATATCA from the Planctomycetaceae bacterium genome contains:
- a CDS encoding TdeIII family type II restriction endonuclease — its product is MALTSEQNAGIENILKNSLRHKFQNYTPEPALMPFHTRLLGKDRMALFSFIQSLNTNFGTSIFEPVALALASSSFASAASQQKAGTQISSEAHRVIQNIMDNLLTADTTPNKPQEIEAIRSVCQQGEMKNVKLTKIDIKLVAHNGTIYLFDLKTAKPNAGGFKEFKRTLLEWIAAILAVDSTADVQSLIAIPYNPYDPQPYNRWTMRGMLDLPNELKVANEFWDFIGGEGAYQDLLNIFEQIGIELRPEIDAYFSRYNRA
- a CDS encoding ATP-binding cassette domain-containing protein, which translates into the protein MNLGRIWKYVLPQWPRVIILIISITMVSSLFALSFLTIIPILKVMMSPEGLHGWIDRSSCEWRYGTTFYMPDITHGQESIYGLRVQKLAKKSLAEKAGLRPDDIIVSIEDFNSTAEANQPAEAKQPYMKILEKLATMTGNDSICLNIQRLINGELSACQIAMAKPNAQMYDKAGFIDRISWAGKWFASEQSERIAALLPRDNSNNAKKEAGKIIIYGMLIVTLFRCFFTFIQKYYGAKVMQVATANLREEMFTHSMHMNVGHFTSYGTSDSISRMIGDVGGIGKGIKVFLGKDIQEPMKAFFMLIVAFMLNWKLTLIFITAAPAVMFIFSTFGRKVRKYARRSLQGTASLLGKLQESISSLKVVKVYNRQQYETDKYTVLSRKQLKQTLRLAKVDSATRPLLDFLGMIVGAVALYIGIVWVTNNDLDPTSFFMILIALGVAAESVRKTSDIWNQIQDCNAAADRVFQLLDTPAESEKTNAVTLGQIKKQIDFKNIVFTYPGYSEPVLRDFSLTVQAGHNIAVVGPNGSGKTTLVNLLPRFYNPDSGAILMDGVDIKDCSLKSLRDQIAMVTQNVVTFNDTVAANIRYGNLNATMDEVITAAKRAYVHEFIEPLPDGYNTIIGENGSGFSGGQLQRIAIARAIVKNPSILIFDEAMSQVDADSEAKIQKALEEIMRGRTSFVIAHRFSTVVSADKIVVMNHGRIAAQGTHAELVKTSGLYKSLYETQLMGK
- a CDS encoding glycosyltransferase encodes the protein MPNVSVCIPTYNREKLLKQTLDSVFAQTYKDFEVVIVDDGSTDGTKQMLERNGYNVRYHRQENSGDAAARNKLIELAQGRYITFLDSDDLLFGDSLERMVAAMPANSDETIVYGPYAAIDEFGHALYRRKKKLYSGRITQYLFENILIHSCGSLFSKKVLIEAGGFNTSFPVCSDYDLWLRLSLKYDFVALQEPVFKRRRHGGNLSQPSFRNRYTEYEVLRRFYFEGGGKEKISFKAAMKRLAKEQYRAARSAVRESKIEEGCDLLQNSLKLYFNVKTFFWLLAAKSKCFNRPQSGILIVSNNPSRASYRQRINEYIPYLHKAGIKTKVRKLPDNILTRWLLFVMSRNFDGVFLHKKSLNFLDAKILRFFSKVIIYDLDDAIMYSPNKPESDRTRHFRAFRQTAKMVDVIIAGNEYLAEHARRFCSKVYLLETGLDTSAYKTAEKLKRDDKVRLVWIGSKATLNYLLELKDALEDLGKSNSKIVLRIIADEFFDLENMPVEKCKWSIDSQYSDIMECDIGLAPLPDDRFTRGKCGFKILQYFSAGLPVVASPVCVNGDLVLNSGAGVVAQTNEQWKEQITKLVQNKALRKEMGRKGKDYVKQYDLVVLGERFCEIVKDNCPITDFAASRKMGTGTARR
- a CDS encoding FkbM family methyltransferase; protein product: MEKCGDFKITEIEGVRVAQGKEFNFGYILGGDGILMGDGMLIVEEIFKKGEYNFELDGEAVVIDIGMNIGLASLYFAGMNNVSDVYGFEPFKPTFEQAMFNFKINEKYAGKIHPNNYGLGDEDKELVLEYCPLAPGRMSTVKPITEIYRSGRKYETKTETIQIRDTAKCILPIIERHKDKKIAIKCDTEGSEKEIFNALESKGLLESIDVIMLEYHFSYDAALLEMFKRNGFISFKHKTVSMETGDAGMIRSVRNK
- a CDS encoding class I SAM-dependent methyltransferase — its product is MNYNLETVKCPLCGENGYKPYITHARELYNGTDNYFDVVKCVNCQMIFTNPRPTKETIGFFYPDSANYYQPKTRNKDNTIEEKASKTVLANYYGYKFQPPFGKFRAAIFSKLFRSKLATSHIPRFVTTGKLLDIGCSWGQYLARMARYGWDVYGIEINKKAVEHAQHTLGLKNIHNGSFDDYQCPDEFFDVIHMSMVLEHMHEPLQCLQRVNKLLKKGGQLIISVPDISGFEAKIYGKYAYTLQVPQHLNHFTPDTIRAILNKADFTVEKIVHQSAAKDLTESAKYLDNKLLYKILNSSIIKKGLARPFVFLLSKLGKTSRMSICAVK